In the genome of Cryptomeria japonica chromosome 8, Sugi_1.0, whole genome shotgun sequence, one region contains:
- the LOC131857626 gene encoding uncharacterized protein LOC131857626 translates to MELEAFLNNHLNEVCIIGGDFNAITKVEDKRGGNIKLPPAAIDFNHWINRNSLLEIQTADNAFTWNNRRKGFYNIAEKLDRFFIHGGLLEFNYNMETKPLPLSSSDHFPLQLNILSDHSPRNCPFKFESMWFRDDNIINLIEKWWRGSVFSGSKNFIVANKLNLMRKLSEWNRTNFGNIFDKKLLIERDLKDVSTEVLEKGMDEHLFLKEKLLLSDYEKVLSNEEIFWRQKSRET, encoded by the coding sequence ATGGAACTTGAGGCTTTCCTTAATAATCACCTGAATGAAGTCTGCATCATTggtggagacttcaatgccatcactaaggtAGAAGACAAAAGAGGAGGGAATATCAAGCTCCCCCCAGCAGCTATAGACtttaatcattggatcaataggaattctcTTTTGGAAATCCAGACGGCAGATAATgcctttacatggaataatagaaggAAAGGTTTCTACAACATTGCGGAGAAacttgataggttctttatccatggaggaCTCTTGGAGTTCAATTACAACATGGAAACAAAGCCTCTTCCTTTATCAAGCTCTGACCACTTTCCACTTCAACTTAACATATTGTCTGATCACTCTCCTAGAAAttgccccttcaaatttgaaagcatgtggttcagagatgataacatCATAAACCTTATTGAAAAATGGTGGAGGGGCTCAGTGTTCTCAGGATCAAAAAATTTTATTGTGGCAAACAAGTTAAATCTCATGAGGAAGCTCTCGGAGTGGAATAGGACtaattttggtaatatttttgataAGAAACTCTTAATAGAAAGAGATCTTAAGGATGTTAGCACTGAAGTTctggagaaggggatggatgaacatctcttccttaagGAAAAATTATTACTATCTGACTATGAAAAGGTTCTGTCAAATGAAGAAATCTTCTGGAGACAAAAGTCAAGGGAGACTTAG